One window from the genome of Acuticoccus sp. I52.16.1 encodes:
- the betB gene encoding betaine-aldehyde dehydrogenase, with protein sequence MRAQPTASHFVDGAYLEDDAGAPIDDVYAFTGEVIARVHAATPAVIEKAMAAAVRAQKEWAATAPAERGRVLRRAAELIRDRNEELSALETLDTAKPIQETLVADATSGADALEWFGTLAPGIQGEAIPLGGDFAYTVREPLGVCVGIGAWNYPTQIACWKAAPALACGNAMVFKPSELTPLCALKIAEILMEAGAPAGLFNVVQGMGEVGAALSTHPATAKVSLTGSVPTGAKVYAAAAEGVRHVTMELGGKSPLLVFDDADIEDAVGGAMLGNFYSAGQICSNCTRVFVQDGIKDRFLQRLVERTGAIRLGDPADPETHMGPLISYAQRDKVMNYIAIGRREGARIAIGGRAPQGQAFEKGAFVEPTVFDGVTDEMTIAREEIFGPVLSLLTFATEDEAVARANATPFGLAAGVFTRDLARGHRVAAALQAGMTWINTYNLTPVEEPFGGVKASGVGRENGHAAIEFYSQRKTVHVGLGRVESPY encoded by the coding sequence ATGCGCGCCCAGCCCACCGCCAGCCACTTCGTCGACGGCGCCTACCTCGAGGACGACGCCGGCGCGCCGATCGACGACGTCTATGCCTTCACCGGCGAGGTGATCGCCCGCGTCCACGCCGCCACGCCCGCCGTGATCGAGAAGGCGATGGCCGCCGCGGTCCGCGCGCAGAAGGAATGGGCCGCCACCGCACCGGCCGAGCGGGGCCGCGTCCTGCGCCGCGCCGCCGAGCTGATCCGGGATCGCAACGAGGAACTGTCGGCGCTCGAAACGCTGGACACCGCCAAACCCATCCAGGAGACGCTGGTGGCCGATGCGACGTCCGGCGCCGACGCGCTGGAGTGGTTCGGCACGCTTGCGCCCGGCATCCAGGGCGAGGCGATCCCGCTCGGTGGCGACTTCGCCTACACCGTGCGCGAGCCGCTGGGGGTGTGCGTCGGCATCGGCGCCTGGAACTACCCGACGCAGATCGCCTGCTGGAAGGCCGCCCCTGCGCTCGCCTGCGGCAACGCGATGGTCTTCAAACCGTCCGAGCTGACGCCACTGTGCGCGCTGAAGATCGCCGAGATCCTGATGGAGGCGGGGGCGCCGGCCGGGCTCTTCAACGTGGTGCAGGGGATGGGCGAGGTCGGCGCTGCGCTCTCGACCCATCCGGCGACGGCCAAGGTCTCGCTGACCGGCTCGGTGCCGACCGGCGCCAAGGTCTATGCCGCGGCGGCCGAAGGCGTGCGCCACGTGACGATGGAATTGGGCGGCAAGTCGCCCCTCCTGGTGTTCGACGATGCCGATATCGAGGACGCCGTTGGCGGGGCGATGCTGGGCAACTTCTATTCGGCCGGGCAGATCTGCTCCAACTGCACCCGCGTCTTCGTGCAGGACGGCATCAAAGACCGCTTCCTCCAGCGCCTCGTGGAGCGCACCGGCGCCATCCGCCTCGGTGACCCGGCCGATCCCGAGACCCATATGGGGCCGCTCATCTCCTACGCTCAGCGCGACAAGGTGATGAACTATATCGCCATCGGCCGCCGCGAGGGGGCCCGCATCGCCATCGGCGGCCGCGCGCCCCAGGGCCAAGCGTTCGAGAAGGGCGCCTTCGTCGAGCCGACCGTCTTCGACGGCGTGACCGACGAGATGACCATCGCCCGCGAAGAGATCTTCGGTCCCGTCCTCTCGCTCCTCACGTTCGCCACCGAGGACGAGGCGGTGGCGCGGGCGAATGCGACGCCGTTCGGGCTGGCCGCCGGGGTGTTCACCCGTGATCTCGCGCGCGGGCACCGCGTCGCCGCGGCGCTGCAGGCCGGGATGACCTGGATCAACACCTATAACCTGACGCCGGTCGAGGAGCCGTTCGGCGGTGTGAAGGCGTCCGGCGTCGGGCGGGAGAACGGGCATGCGGCGATCGAATTCTATTCCCAGCGCAAGACCGTGCACGTCGGTCTGGGGCGGGTGGAGAGCCCGTATTGA
- the betC gene encoding choline-sulfatase, translated as MSDKPNVLIFMADQLNGTLFPDGPADFLKTPNLARLAARSTRFANAYTGSPLCAPGRAAFMAGQLPHRTRVYDNAAEFASDTPTYAHHLRRAGYATTLAGKMHFVGPDQLHGFEERLTTDIYPADFGWTPDYRRPGERINWWYHNLGSVTGAGVGEISNQLEYDDEVAYEATRKVYDLGRRNDDRPWMLTVSFTHPHDPYVARTKHWDLYADCAHLAPTIPALDYAEHDRHSQRIFDANDWRNYAITADDIRRSRRAYFANVSYIDEKIGEVMAALEATDQADDTIVLFLSDHGDMLGERGLWFKMSFFEGSARVPLMIAAPGMPAGRVATPVSTIDVTATLADLVGIDLAEVAPWTDGVSLVPVANGAPRGAVPMEYAAEASEAPLVGLVDRRFKYIHCELDPPQLYDLAEDPHEQVNLADDPAYAEIAATMRAEIDARWNMAAFDADVRFSQARRLVVYEALRVGAEYPWDFQPLKKASERYMRNKHDLNDLEDRQRYPRGE; from the coding sequence ATGAGCGATAAGCCCAACGTCCTGATCTTCATGGCCGATCAGCTGAACGGGACGCTGTTTCCCGACGGCCCGGCCGACTTCCTGAAGACGCCGAACCTCGCCCGGCTCGCCGCCCGCTCGACCCGGTTCGCCAACGCCTACACCGGCTCGCCGCTGTGCGCCCCCGGCCGCGCCGCCTTCATGGCCGGCCAGCTGCCGCACCGCACCCGCGTCTACGACAATGCCGCCGAGTTCGCCTCCGACACGCCCACCTACGCGCACCATCTGCGCCGCGCCGGCTACGCCACGACGCTGGCGGGCAAGATGCACTTCGTCGGCCCCGACCAGCTCCACGGCTTCGAGGAGCGGCTGACGACCGACATCTACCCCGCCGACTTCGGCTGGACGCCGGATTATCGCCGGCCCGGCGAGCGCATCAACTGGTGGTACCACAACCTCGGCTCGGTCACCGGGGCGGGGGTCGGCGAGATCTCCAACCAGCTCGAATACGACGACGAGGTCGCCTACGAGGCGACGCGCAAGGTCTACGATCTCGGCCGCCGTAACGACGACCGGCCCTGGATGCTGACCGTATCCTTCACGCACCCGCACGACCCCTACGTCGCGCGCACCAAGCACTGGGACCTCTACGCGGACTGCGCGCACCTCGCGCCGACGATCCCCGCCCTCGACTACGCCGAGCACGACCGCCACTCGCAGCGCATCTTCGACGCCAACGACTGGCGCAACTACGCCATCACCGCCGACGACATCCGCCGCTCGCGCCGCGCCTACTTCGCCAACGTCTCCTACATCGACGAAAAGATCGGCGAGGTGATGGCCGCGCTGGAGGCGACCGACCAGGCGGACGACACCATCGTCCTCTTCCTCTCCGACCATGGCGACATGCTTGGAGAGCGCGGGCTGTGGTTCAAGATGAGCTTCTTCGAGGGGTCGGCCCGCGTGCCGCTGATGATCGCCGCCCCCGGCATGCCCGCCGGCCGCGTCGCGACGCCCGTCTCCACCATCGACGTCACCGCCACCCTCGCCGACCTCGTCGGCATCGACCTCGCCGAAGTGGCGCCGTGGACCGACGGGGTCAGCCTCGTGCCGGTCGCGAACGGGGCGCCGCGCGGGGCCGTGCCGATGGAGTACGCGGCCGAAGCGTCCGAGGCGCCGCTCGTCGGCCTCGTCGACCGGCGGTTCAAGTACATTCACTGCGAGCTCGACCCGCCGCAGCTCTACGATCTCGCCGAGGATCCGCACGAGCAGGTGAACCTCGCCGACGACCCCGCCTACGCCGAGATCGCCGCCACGATGCGCGCCGAGATCGACGCCCGCTGGAACATGGCCGCGTTCGATGCCGATGTGCGCTTCTCGCAGGCCCGCCGCCTCGTCGTCTACGAGGCGCTGCGCGTCGGCGCCGAGTACCCGTGGGACTTCCAGCCGTTGAAGAAGGCGTCCGAGCGCTACATGCGCAACAAGCACGACCTGAACGACCTCGAAGACCGCCAGCGCTACCCGAGGGGAGAATGA
- the betI gene encoding transcriptional regulator BetI yields the protein MPKVGMEPVRRDALIRAAIVEVGAMGSLDVTVSRIARRAGVSPALAHHYFGSKEQILLAAMRRILSDFGASVRARTRAATAPRARLAAIFEACFTPEQFEPSVIVAWLNFYVHAHRSPDASRLLAIYARRLDSNMVHALRRIVAEDEARRIAQGLASMIDGLYIRAALQDRAPDRADAIAMVSDYLDLCLNRTNHER from the coding sequence ATGCCGAAAGTCGGAATGGAGCCCGTGCGCCGCGATGCGCTCATCCGCGCCGCCATCGTCGAGGTCGGCGCCATGGGCTCGCTCGATGTCACCGTCAGCCGCATCGCCCGCCGCGCCGGCGTCTCGCCCGCCCTCGCGCACCACTATTTCGGCTCCAAGGAACAGATCCTGCTGGCCGCCATGCGCCGCATCCTGTCCGACTTCGGCGCTTCGGTGCGGGCGCGCACGCGCGCCGCGACGGCACCCCGCGCCCGCCTCGCCGCCATCTTCGAGGCGTGCTTCACGCCGGAGCAGTTCGAGCCGTCGGTGATCGTCGCGTGGCTGAACTTCTACGTCCACGCCCACCGCTCGCCCGACGCCTCGCGTCTGTTGGCGATCTACGCCCGCCGGCTCGATTCCAACATGGTCCACGCGCTGCGCCGGATCGTCGCCGAGGACGAGGCGCGGCGGATCGCCCAAGGCCTCGCCTCGATGATCGACGGGCTCTACATCCGCGCCGCGCTCCAGGACCGCGCCCCCGACCGTGCCGACGCCATCGCCATGGTGTCGGACTATCTCGACCTCTGCCTGAACAGGACCAACCATGAGCGATAA
- a CDS encoding choline ABC transporter substrate-binding protein codes for MRRTALPALLPALALLAGTAMAAPAHAADCEELTFSDVGWTDITATTALTKTVLDALGYDVDVKVLSVPVTYASLENGDVDVFLGNWMPTMEGDIAPYREKGTVETVRANLEGAKYTLATNAAGAALGIATFADIAAHADELDGEIYGIEPGNDGNRLILDMIDQDAFGLKDFEVRESSEQGMLAQVARASKRDEPIVFLGWEPHPMNANFELTYLEGGDDFFGPDLGGATVYTNVRAGFMDACPNVAKLLENLEFSLAMENEVMALILDEGEDADDAAGSYLAKNQDVLTGWLDGVTTLDGEPGLAAVKAALDE; via the coding sequence ATGCGACGCACTGCCCTCCCCGCCCTTCTTCCGGCGCTGGCGCTTCTGGCCGGCACGGCGATGGCCGCTCCCGCCCACGCCGCCGACTGCGAGGAGCTCACCTTCTCCGACGTCGGCTGGACCGACATCACCGCCACCACGGCGCTCACCAAGACGGTGCTGGATGCGCTCGGCTACGACGTCGACGTGAAGGTGCTGTCGGTCCCGGTGACCTACGCGTCGCTGGAGAACGGCGACGTCGACGTCTTCCTCGGCAACTGGATGCCGACGATGGAGGGCGACATCGCGCCCTACCGCGAGAAGGGCACGGTCGAGACCGTGCGCGCCAATCTGGAGGGCGCCAAGTACACGCTGGCGACCAACGCCGCGGGCGCCGCGCTCGGCATCGCGACCTTCGCCGACATCGCCGCGCATGCCGATGAACTCGACGGCGAGATCTACGGCATCGAGCCCGGCAACGACGGCAACCGCCTGATCCTCGACATGATCGACCAGGACGCCTTCGGCCTGAAGGATTTCGAGGTGCGCGAGTCCTCCGAGCAGGGCATGCTGGCGCAGGTGGCGCGCGCCTCCAAGCGGGACGAGCCGATCGTCTTCCTGGGGTGGGAGCCGCACCCGATGAACGCCAACTTCGAGCTGACCTACCTCGAAGGCGGCGACGACTTCTTCGGCCCCGACCTCGGCGGAGCGACGGTCTACACCAACGTGCGCGCCGGGTTCATGGACGCGTGCCCGAACGTCGCCAAGCTCCTCGAAAACCTCGAGTTCTCGCTGGCGATGGAGAACGAGGTGATGGCGCTGATCCTCGACGAGGGCGAGGACGCCGACGATGCGGCCGGCTCCTACCTCGCCAAGAACCAGGACGTGCTGACCGGCTGGCTCGACGGGGTGACGACGCTCGACGGCGAGCCCGGCCTCGCCGCTGTGAAGGCCGCACTCGACGAGTAA
- the choW gene encoding choline ABC transporter permease subunit, which yields MDFIEDYKIPVGDGAEAVFDWLQSHGGWFFDGLAEGLEWLIDWLLWCLQSPPALVLVALAGLVAYAIQRNWKIALFVVLGFLFILNQGYWEEMTESLTLVMSACIVCMAVGVPIGIVAAHRPRLYHVLQPILDLMQTLPTFVYLIPAIVFFGIGMVPGLIATVIFVLPAPIRLTQLGIAATPKPLLEAADAFGATAWQKLVKVELPYALPQIMAGLNQTIMLSLSMVVIAALVGADGLGVPVVRALNQVNTSLGFESGFIIVVVAIILDRVLRISRPRT from the coding sequence TTGGATTTCATCGAGGACTACAAAATCCCCGTCGGCGACGGGGCCGAGGCGGTGTTCGACTGGTTGCAGTCGCACGGCGGCTGGTTTTTCGACGGCCTCGCCGAAGGCCTGGAGTGGCTGATCGACTGGCTGCTGTGGTGCCTGCAATCGCCGCCTGCGCTCGTCCTGGTCGCACTGGCCGGCCTCGTCGCCTACGCCATCCAGCGCAACTGGAAGATCGCGCTCTTCGTGGTCCTCGGCTTCCTGTTCATCCTCAACCAGGGCTACTGGGAGGAGATGACCGAGAGCCTCACCCTCGTCATGTCGGCGTGCATCGTGTGCATGGCGGTGGGGGTGCCGATCGGCATCGTCGCGGCGCACCGGCCGCGGCTCTACCATGTGCTGCAACCGATCCTCGATCTGATGCAGACCCTACCGACCTTCGTCTACCTGATCCCGGCGATCGTCTTCTTCGGCATCGGCATGGTGCCGGGGCTGATCGCGACGGTGATCTTCGTGTTGCCGGCGCCGATCCGGCTGACCCAGCTCGGCATCGCGGCGACGCCCAAGCCGCTCCTCGAGGCGGCCGACGCGTTCGGCGCCACGGCCTGGCAGAAGCTCGTCAAGGTGGAGCTGCCTTACGCGCTGCCGCAGATCATGGCCGGACTGAACCAGACGATCATGCTGTCGCTTTCGATGGTGGTGATCGCAGCGCTCGTGGGGGCGGACGGGCTCGGCGTGCCGGTGGTGCGCGCGCTCAACCAGGTGAACACGTCGCTGGGCTTCGAATCGGGCTTCATCATCGTCGTCGTTGCGATCATTCTCGACCGGGTCCTGCGCATCTCGAGGCCACGTACATGA
- the choV gene encoding choline ABC transporter ATP-binding protein, producing MSTAVIFEDVNIVFGDDPQRALPLMDAGKSRAEIQAETGQVLGVHACSLEVAEGEILVLMGLSGSGKSTLLRAVNRLNPIARGRVLVHDGAEMTDVTAADKKTLRHLRRARIAMVFQQFGLLPWRDVADNVAFGLELSGLGKAEREAKARAQLELVGLSDWAERRVGELSGGMQQRVGLARAFATEAPILLMDEPFSALDPLIRTRLQDELLDLQRNLKRTIIFVSHDLDEAFKIGDRIAIMEGGRIVQCGTPADIMRAPANAYVADFVANMNPLGVLTAGDIMSTGVAGDSAPSVSADMRMQEVMGMLGSDETVRVVEGGRILGTISASDVVAALAPNEERR from the coding sequence ATGAGCACCGCCGTCATTTTCGAGGATGTGAACATCGTCTTCGGCGACGACCCGCAGCGCGCGTTGCCGCTGATGGACGCCGGCAAAAGCCGGGCGGAAATCCAGGCGGAGACGGGTCAGGTGCTCGGCGTCCACGCCTGCTCGCTGGAGGTGGCGGAGGGTGAGATCCTCGTCCTGATGGGCCTGTCGGGCTCCGGCAAGTCGACCTTGCTGCGGGCGGTGAACCGGCTGAACCCGATCGCGCGGGGCCGCGTGCTGGTCCACGACGGGGCCGAGATGACCGACGTGACGGCCGCCGATAAGAAAACCTTACGTCATTTGCGGCGCGCGCGTATCGCCATGGTGTTCCAGCAGTTCGGACTGCTGCCGTGGCGCGACGTCGCGGACAACGTGGCCTTCGGGCTGGAGCTGTCGGGACTCGGCAAGGCCGAGCGCGAGGCGAAGGCGCGGGCGCAGCTGGAGCTCGTCGGCCTGTCCGACTGGGCGGAGAGGCGCGTCGGCGAGCTGTCGGGCGGGATGCAGCAGCGCGTGGGGCTCGCCCGCGCGTTCGCCACCGAAGCGCCGATCCTTTTGATGGACGAGCCGTTTTCGGCGCTGGACCCGCTGATCCGCACCCGTTTGCAGGACGAGTTGCTGGATTTGCAGCGCAACCTCAAGCGCACCATCATCTTCGTCAGTCATGACCTCGACGAGGCCTTCAAGATCGGCGATCGGATCGCCATCATGGAGGGCGGGCGGATCGTCCAATGCGGCACGCCCGCGGACATCATGCGCGCCCCGGCAAATGCCTATGTGGCTGATTTCGTGGCCAACATGAACCCGCTCGGCGTCCTGACGGCAGGCGACATCATGTCGACCGGCGTGGCCGGCGACAGTGCCCCCTCCGTGTCCGCGGACATGCGGATGCAGGAGGTGATGGGGATGCTGGGGTCCGACGAGACGGTCCGGGTGGTCGAAGGGGGAAGGATTTTGGGCACGATCAGCGCGTCGGACGTGGTTGCGGCGCTGGCGCCGAACGAGGAGCGGCGTTAG
- a CDS encoding DEAD/DEAH box helicase, which yields MTTFSDLGLAEPILRATTAQGYTNPTPIQAKVIPAMLAGDDVLGTAQTGTGKTAAFTLPIIHRLNGRGRPEPRTCRALILAPTRELAAQIEENVRAYAANTKLSSLVVVGGVKPGPQERKLARGVDILIATPGRLEDHMRNRVVTLDAVQVAVLDEADQMLDLGFIPAIRRLFKAMPRERQTALLSATMPSEIRKLAADFLNAPKEIAVAPVSRPIEAIDQSVRHMDTGAKREALNTLMAATEVERAIVFTRTKRGADKVSRNLEIAGCNAVAIHGNKSQNQRQRALDAFRDGSVKVLVATDIAARGIDVSGISHVVNYELPNVPEAYVHRIGRTARAGRSGIAVSLCAPDELKLLRDIERLIGRRLAAENAPSSTAETAAAPAAKRSRPRRRKPDTPSNTQHRRSAPADRSRSGGRRAAVSTSRSGSSAAPQQTI from the coding sequence TTGACGACATTTTCGGACCTCGGCCTCGCCGAGCCCATCCTTCGCGCCACGACGGCGCAAGGCTATACCAACCCCACTCCCATCCAAGCGAAGGTCATCCCTGCCATGCTGGCGGGTGACGATGTCCTCGGTACCGCACAGACCGGTACTGGCAAAACTGCCGCATTCACCTTGCCGATCATCCATCGGCTCAACGGTCGGGGCCGCCCCGAGCCGCGCACCTGCCGTGCCCTGATCCTCGCGCCGACGCGTGAGCTGGCCGCGCAGATCGAAGAGAACGTGCGCGCGTACGCCGCCAACACCAAGCTGTCCAGCCTCGTCGTCGTCGGCGGCGTGAAGCCCGGCCCGCAGGAGCGCAAGCTCGCCCGCGGTGTCGACATTCTGATCGCCACCCCCGGCCGCCTCGAAGACCACATGCGCAACCGCGTCGTCACGCTCGACGCCGTGCAGGTCGCCGTGCTCGACGAGGCCGACCAGATGCTGGACCTCGGCTTCATCCCCGCCATCCGCCGCCTCTTCAAGGCGATGCCGCGCGAGCGGCAGACGGCGCTCCTGTCGGCCACCATGCCGTCGGAGATCCGCAAGCTGGCGGCCGACTTCCTCAACGCGCCGAAGGAGATCGCGGTCGCGCCCGTCTCGCGGCCGATCGAGGCGATCGACCAGTCGGTGCGCCACATGGACACCGGCGCCAAGCGCGAGGCGCTGAACACCCTCATGGCCGCGACCGAAGTCGAGCGCGCCATCGTCTTCACCCGCACCAAGCGCGGGGCGGACAAGGTGAGCCGTAACCTGGAGATCGCCGGCTGCAACGCCGTCGCGATCCACGGCAACAAGAGCCAGAACCAGCGCCAGCGCGCTCTCGACGCTTTCCGTGACGGGAGCGTCAAGGTGCTGGTGGCGACCGATATCGCAGCGCGCGGCATCGACGTTTCCGGCATTAGCCACGTCGTGAACTACGAGCTGCCGAACGTGCCCGAGGCCTATGTCCACCGCATCGGCCGCACGGCGCGCGCGGGCCGCTCCGGCATCGCCGTGTCGCTCTGCGCACCGGACGAGCTGAAGCTCCTGCGTGATATCGAGCGCCTCATCGGCCGCCGCCTCGCGGCCGAGAACGCCCCCTCTTCGACTGCCGAGACCGCCGCGGCCCCGGCCGCCAAGCGCTCTCGCCCGCGCCGGCGCAAGCCGGACACCCCGTCGAACACGCAACACCGCCGATCGGCTCCGGCCGATCGGTCCCGCTCCGGCGGCCGCCGGGCGGCAGTTTCAACTTCGCGGTCAGGCTCATCCGCAGCGCCGCAACAGACGATCTAG
- a CDS encoding cold-shock protein: MATGSVKWFNSTKGYGFIAPDEGGQDVFVHISAVERAGMRDLAEGQKVSYEIEVDRRRNKSSAVNLRAL, translated from the coding sequence ATGGCCACTGGTTCGGTCAAATGGTTCAACAGCACCAAAGGCTACGGCTTCATCGCCCCTGACGAAGGCGGCCAGGACGTCTTCGTCCACATCAGCGCCGTCGAGCGGGCCGGTATGCGGGATCTCGCGGAAGGACAGAAGGTTTCGTACGAAATCGAAGTCGACCGCCGCCGCAACAAGTCCTCCGCGGTCAACCTGCGCGCGCTCTAA
- a CDS encoding dihydrodipicolinate synthase family protein — protein sequence MAQPFTGVWPVAPTPFHADGTLDLDGMRRVIDCIVDQGADGVCILANFSEQFLLTDAERADVMRVSLEHMDGRIPVIVTCSHYSTDIVVDRVRSAKAQGAAMVMLMPPYHGALLKGTEAQTYEQFARVGEIGLPIMIQDAPLSGVELTVPFLVRLAEEIDAVQYFKIETPQAAAKLRGLIEAGGAAIVGPFDGEEGITLMADLDAGATGSMTSATLPDLVKPVITAHAAGDRAGAAAGYARILPLINYENRQCGLRACKTVMMEGGVIGSDVVRHPMPQLHPATRAGLLELARELNPVALTWGR from the coding sequence ATGGCTCAGCCCTTTACCGGCGTCTGGCCCGTCGCCCCCACCCCCTTCCACGCCGACGGCACCCTCGACCTCGACGGCATGCGCCGCGTGATCGACTGCATCGTCGACCAGGGCGCCGACGGGGTCTGCATCCTCGCCAACTTCTCCGAGCAGTTCCTGCTGACCGACGCGGAACGGGCCGACGTGATGCGCGTCTCGCTGGAGCACATGGACGGCCGCATACCGGTCATCGTCACCTGCTCGCACTACTCGACGGACATCGTCGTCGACCGCGTGAGGAGCGCGAAGGCGCAGGGCGCGGCCATGGTGATGCTGATGCCGCCTTATCACGGCGCCCTTCTCAAGGGGACCGAGGCGCAGACCTACGAGCAGTTCGCCCGTGTCGGCGAGATCGGCCTTCCCATCATGATCCAGGACGCGCCGCTGTCGGGCGTGGAGCTGACGGTGCCCTTCCTGGTGCGCCTCGCCGAGGAGATCGACGCGGTCCAATACTTCAAGATCGAGACGCCGCAGGCTGCCGCCAAGCTGCGCGGGCTCATCGAGGCCGGCGGCGCGGCGATCGTCGGCCCGTTCGACGGCGAGGAGGGTATCACGCTGATGGCCGACCTCGACGCCGGCGCCACCGGCTCGATGACGTCGGCGACGCTGCCGGACCTCGTCAAACCCGTCATCACCGCGCATGCCGCCGGCGACCGTGCCGGCGCCGCTGCGGGTTACGCCAGGATCCTGCCGCTCATCAATTACGAGAACCGCCAGTGCGGGCTGCGTGCGTGCAAGACCGTGATGATGGAAGGCGGGGTGATCGGCTCGGACGTGGTGCGCCACCCGATGCCGCAGCTGCACCCGGCGACCCGCGCCGGCCTGCTGGAGCTGGCGCGCGAGCTGAACCCCGTCGCCCTCACCTGGGGCCGCTGA